The following are from one region of the Juglans regia cultivar Chandler chromosome 10, Walnut 2.0, whole genome shotgun sequence genome:
- the LOC109011662 gene encoding uncharacterized protein LOC109011662: protein MEPLPSITKVFSILFQEEQQRLLHIRPLPTESMAFAATNSSTARSHLRCTECGKTGHTRDRCWRIIGYPSGRDPRSKPRPSLLGKPPSGLALVANQASFSADSSPVPGLTPELYQKLLDLLTPTPPSSNFVGPTVDEADWSG from the exons ATGGAACCCCTTCCTTCCATCACAaaagttttctctattttatttcaggAAGAGCAGCAGCGCCTTCTGCACATCCGCCCACTGCCGACGGAATCCATGGCCTTCGCAGCAACCAACTCCAGCACTGCCCGAAGCCATCTTCGCTGCACTGAATGTGGTAAAACGGGTCACACCCGTGACCGATGCTGGAGAATAATCGGGTACCCATCTGGCCGTGACCCACGCTCCAAGCCGCGCCCCTCCTTACTCGGCAAACCACCTTCTGGCTTGGCTCTGGTTGCAAATCAAGCCTCCTTCTCCGCAGATTCCTCGCCGGTACCGGGATTGACGCCGGAGCTCTACCAAAAATTGTTGGACTTGCTCACACCGACACCCCCTTCCTCCAATTTCGTCG gACCCACAGTCGACGAGGCTGATTGGAGCGGGTGA
- the LOC109011634 gene encoding putative pentatricopeptide repeat-containing protein At1g10330, translated as MPHSPESLLQLLQSFPKPPNQIKQIHSLLITNGHLLCSSNITASNSKWMSTLLYNALQRAYLSLGQARNTLVLFTHMLAHQSTPNSHTFPSLIKAAATCLPSLGKPLHTQVVKRGVLRDPFIQTSFVSFYAHLGELLDARKMFEEISQPCIVAYNAMLDAFGKNGDMRSALLLFDCMPERDVVSWTSVIDGFGRNSCFHEAVKFFEKMTVHEDVMSCSLKPNEATYVSVLSSCANLDGGGSLYRGKQIHGYAIRNEIELTVFTQTALIDLYGKKGCLRSAVNVFDQMVFKEVCTWNAMMSSLASNGREMDALDAFEKMKVEGQHPNEVTFVAVLTACARGKLVELGLKLFKLMLHEFAIVPTMEHYGCIVDLLGRAGLLKEATDIISSMPFEPDGSVLGALFGACKIHGAIELANIVGQRLLDLQPRHCGRYVTLSNVNAVMEKWDHAADLRKAMVEAGIQKVPAYSLIDSI; from the coding sequence ATGCCACATTCACCGGAGTCCCTACTCCAGCTCCTCCAAAGCTTCCCCAAACCTCCAAACCAAATCAAACAGATTCATTCCCTCCTAATCACTAACGGTCACCTTCTCTGTAGCTCAAACATTACCGCTTCGAATTCGAAATGGATGAGCACCCTCCTCTACAACGCCTTGCAGAGAGCTTATCTCAGTCTTGGACAAGCTCGCAACACGCTTGTTCTCTTCACCCACATGCTTGCCCACCAATCCACTCCCAACAGCCACACCTTCCCTTCCCTCATCAAAGCCGCCGCCACTTGCTTACCCTCTTTGGGCAAACCCCTTCACACCCAAGTCGTCAAGCGTGGTGTTCTGCGTGACCCTTTTATTCAGACGTCATTTGTGAGCTTCTATGCGCATCTCGGCGAACTATTAGACGCCCGTAAGATGTTTGAGGAAATTTCGCAACCTTGCATTGTGGCGTACAACGCAATGCTTGATGCGTTTGGTAAGAATGGGGACATGAGGTCTGCTCTTTTACTCTTTGATTGTATGCCAGAGAGAGATGTGGTCTCATGGACAAGTGTTATCGATGGATTTGGGAGGAATAGTTGCTTTCACGAGGCGGttaaattttttgagaaaatgacGGTGCATGAGGATGTGATGTCATGCTCGTTAAAGCCTAACGAAGCTACATATGTGAGTGTGCTATCCTCTTGTGCTAATTTAGATGGCGGTGGATCTCTTTATCGTGGAAAGCAAATTCATGGATATGCTATTAGGAATGAGATTGAATTGACTGTTTTTACTCAGACAGCATTAATAGATCTTTACGGTAAGAAAGGCTGTTTGAGAAGTGCAGTAAATGTTTTTGACCAAATGGTTTTTAAAGAGGTTTGCACCTGGAATGCAATGATGTCTTCACTTGCATCCAATGGGAGAGAGATGGACGCTTTGGATGCGTTTGAGAAGATGAAGGTGGAAGGGCAGCATCCTAATGAGGTCACATTTGTTGCTGTTCTAACGGCCTGTGCTCGTGGAAAACTCGTGGAGTTGGGTTTGAAATTGTTTAAGTTAATGCTGCATGAGTTTGCGATTGTACCCACAATGGAACATTATGGATGTATAGTTGATCTCTTGGGAAGAGCAGGACTACTTAAGGAAGCAACTGATATTATAAGCAGTATGCCTTTTGAGCCTGATGGTTCTGTATTGGGAGCTCTTTTTGGTGCTTGTAAGATTCATGGAGCCATTGAGCTGGCAAATATAGTTGGACAAAGGCTGCTAGATTTGCAGCCACGGCATTGTGGGCGTTACGTGACTTTATCAAACGTCAATGCTGTGATGGAGAAATGGGATCATGCCGCTGATCTAAGAAAAGCAATGGTGGAGGCTGGAATTCAGAAAGTTCCAGCCTATAGTTTGATTGACTCCATCTAG